Genomic segment of Xanthobacter dioxanivorans:
GCAGCGACTTGCCGTGCCAGGGCATGTCAAAGGCGACGAACCGATTGTGGGCGATGAAGCGCCGGTCGTTCATCACATGGCGCCATTGCCGGGTATCGGCACCAGCGGTATGCAGGCACAGCACGGGGCGCCCCTGGCCTGCTTCCTCGAAATAGATCCGGTATCTCTCGCCGCCCTGCTCGATGGCAACATAGCGACCGGTGATCGGTTCGATGCTCATGCTGCTTCCTCCGCCTTGAGCGCCCCGCGTCCGAGCGCCATAAATTCCTTGAAGAAGCGCAAGTTCTTCACCAGTGTGAGGATATCGCCATCGATACGGCCGCGGCCGATCTTCACCAGACCGAAAATGTCGTGGAAACCGGGTGACGGCAGAGGCTGCCAGAAGCGCTCGAGCGCATCGCGATCACAGCGCAGTCCAAACCGCCAGGGTGTCTTGCGGCTGGGGCCGGATTGAACCTGGATGAGACGGCCTTTTTCGAAATGCAGATAGGTTTCTTCCCCATCTACCTCGATCAGCACTGTTTCACTGAAGAGAGCTCCCAGACGCAGAAGGTGCGTGCGGGAGTTATGTGCGGCCTGCATTGCCTTGAATTTAGTTTGGATCTTCGGGCTGATCATTTGGCATCCTTGGCGTCAGTTGATTGTTCGCCAATGTGATGGCGCCGGTAGCCATTCAATGACGTTTCGGGTATCCGTCGATACCTTTGGGAATTGTCAGCACCGTTTCTTGGATTCCAGAGGTGGAGACCAAACTGCAAAACGCCGACTGCAGGCCCATCCGTGAAGCCAGCGGAGCGCACATCGCCCCCCGCCGATTAGTCCTGTCAGAATCTTCAGAATCTGTAGACGATGCCGGCGCTCAACAGAGTTGGGTTGGCTGTCACTTCTGCCCGAGCTGGATTTCCGCCGACGGTGCCAGTCGCCGTGGTGGAAAGGAAGATCTTCTTCACGTCCATGTAAACCCCCCATTTGCTGTCGATATCATATTCGAAGCCCGCCTGAAGAACCGGAGCGAAGGCGTTGTTGACTTTGAGATCGGCGACGGCGCCATCGGAGGTGCCGAAGAAGAGTGTATAGTTCACCCCTGCGCCGACATAGGGCTGAAATCTCGGACCGAAGTTGGTGAAATGGTACTGCGCTGCGAGGACGGCGGGTGCGTAGTACGTCTTCCCAAGTGTCACGCCGCCGAGCGGACCCGTACCTGTCAGCGTCGTCTTGGGCGGAATGCCTCCCGTCAACATCAGGCTCACGTTGTTGTCGAAGCGATATCCCACGTCAAACCCCAGTGTGAGATTGTCCTTAGTGTCAGCACTCGCCCCGGGGATGACACCGCCGCCAACCGAGATGTCTGCCTTCGAGTCAAACAGGACGCCAAGTGGGCCGGTACGAACGAACCAACCCTCCTTCGATGCGTCTTGTGCTTGTGCGGTCGAAGACATGGTCAATATCGCAAGAGCTGATAAGATCTTCTTCATTTTCTTCATTCCCCCCGTGTGTGTGGATCGTCGCCACAATGGCCTCCCGATCGCCAATCTTCGCCCATCAGGCGATATCGAAGCATGTTAGCTTCGTCATTCCGCGTTCTGAACTCCCTGTGCCCGACCGCGCCGATGCCCCGATCGCTTTCCGGAGGGAAAGGCACGGGCCAGGAGGTTGTGGGCGATGCGCATCTGGGTCATTTCGCGGCGGGTCTCCGTTTCATGCTGCCGCAGCACAAGGTCCGACCGCGGCAGCGCAGAGCAGATCAGGACAAAGCCAGCCGCATCATCCTCCGGATAGTGGGTGAGTGCGCCCGAGGTATCGACTTCGCCTTCGATCAGCCGCGCGGCGCAAGCCAAGCACCAGCCCTGCTCGCAAATCATCGGGCTCTCCAACCCCGCATCGATAAGCGAGTAGAGCAGATACTCGTTGTCCGGCGCCTCGAACGACCAGACACCGTCCGGCCGTTCCAGTGTGACCCTGAATGCCCAGCTCATGGCCGGATGAGCACCTTCTCCACGTTGTCGAGCCGCTCGCCGAACACGCGATAGGCCTCGCCGGCTTGGTCGAGCGAGAAGTTGTGGGTGAACATCTCAGTCAACGTGATCTTGCCCTCCGTGATGAGACGCTGAGCGTTCCACATCTCCGGCCAGACGCTTGCGAAACCGCGCATATGCAACGTGATGTCGCGGAAGAACACATCGAGGAGGTTCACAGGATGCGCCATGTCTGTGAACATGCCGAGGCCCGCCATCGTGCCACCAGCGCGGATCAGCGAGAATGACAGATCGAGGCTTTCGCCGGTGCCTACCATCTCGATCACCTTGTCGACACCCCGTCCGCCGGTGGCTGCCTTAACGGCTTCTACCCCCGCTTCACCGGGCTCGAAGACCTCGATGCCATAGCGCATCTTGGCGGCCTCGCGCCGGTGCGCGACCGGATCGAAGGCAAAGACTTTGCCCGGACCGCGTTTGGTCGCCAGATCGAGGGCCATCATTCCGGTAGGTCCAAGGCCAACGATCGCTAGACTTTCGCCGATCTGGACGTCCACCAGCTTATTGGCCAGGATCGCGGTGGGCAGGTTGCATGAGAGCGTCAGCGCCTGCGCGTCCGTCAGCGCATCGTCGATCTTGATCGTATGGGCATCGGCATGGGGGATCGACATGTACTCCGCCTGCGTCCCATTGAGATCGCCGAAGCCGACACCGAATCCGTAGACTGCGGATTTCGTAACTTGGCAGTGTGCCGTGTTGTGATGCCGGCACTGGTAGCAGTC
This window contains:
- a CDS encoding 2Fe-2S iron-sulfur cluster binding domain-containing protein, with the translated sequence MSWAFRVTLERPDGVWSFEAPDNEYLLYSLIDAGLESPMICEQGWCLACAARLIEGEVDTSGALTHYPEDDAAGFVLICSALPRSDLVLRQHETETRREMTQMRIAHNLLARAFPSGKRSGHRRGRAQGVQNAE
- a CDS encoding OmpW/AlkL family protein; this translates as MKKMKKILSALAILTMSSTAQAQDASKEGWFVRTGPLGVLFDSKADISVGGGVIPGASADTKDNLTLGFDVGYRFDNNVSLMLTGGIPPKTTLTGTGPLGGVTLGKTYYAPAVLAAQYHFTNFGPRFQPYVGAGVNYTLFFGTSDGAVADLKVNNAFAPVLQAGFEYDIDSKWGVYMDVKKIFLSTTATGTVGGNPARAEVTANPTLLSAGIVYRF
- a CDS encoding alcohol dehydrogenase catalytic domain-containing protein, with the translated sequence MKAAVYFGPKDIRTINVDDPKITEPHQILVKVRATSICGSDLHIWRGTLDQAMGKGHSTLGHELSGEVIETGAEVGRFSKGDRVSMGYSASCGDCYQCRHHNTAHCQVTKSAVYGFGVGFGDLNGTQAEYMSIPHADAHTIKIDDALTDAQALTLSCNLPTAILANKLVDVQIGESLAIVGLGPTGMMALDLATKRGPGKVFAFDPVAHRREAAKMRYGIEVFEPGEAGVEAVKAATGGRGVDKVIEMVGTGESLDLSFSLIRAGGTMAGLGMFTDMAHPVNLLDVFFRDITLHMRGFASVWPEMWNAQRLITEGKITLTEMFTHNFSLDQAGEAYRVFGERLDNVEKVLIRP